A region of Haladaptatus caseinilyticus DNA encodes the following proteins:
- a CDS encoding YkvI family membrane protein gives MVPAIVFQSVSIGGGFSTGREVVEYVAQYGALGIASILTYVTVLSICGALVYEFSRQFDLYDYKSLMKNLIWHGWPIFEAIYVILAVVIIAVVASAGGNLMNQILGVPVFTANVLLIGFIFFVLYFGREAIERFSVYGTTFIYAVYLTMFGYVLVNNGGQALEVLQRGSTAYVDDPNVTAAIKSALIYAGYSLIGFIPPLFLIDRMESRSEAIISGVLSAVMLAIPLVLSYLSILAYYPDDNVMGASVPWLAMLDTPVVVVLYGLAIGWTLTETGVGFVHSITERIDENIKKSDYRFFAARDGLSPLERGTMGLLILLSAMLLSQIGIISLVSEVYPILAVLFTTVLVIPLLTVGLYRLLNPSWKREFWPGRSTDTQRRGADMEQVE, from the coding sequence GTGGTTCCTGCAATCGTCTTCCAATCAGTAAGCATCGGCGGAGGGTTTTCAACCGGTCGAGAAGTGGTGGAGTACGTAGCACAATATGGAGCGCTCGGGATTGCTTCGATCCTTACGTATGTGACCGTCCTCTCGATTTGTGGTGCCCTTGTTTACGAATTCTCAAGACAATTTGATCTATATGACTATAAGTCGTTAATGAAGAATCTCATTTGGCACGGATGGCCTATCTTTGAGGCCATCTATGTGATTCTAGCTGTAGTCATCATCGCAGTTGTCGCCTCTGCTGGTGGCAACCTGATGAATCAGATCCTGGGCGTTCCAGTGTTTACGGCAAATGTCCTTCTTATCGGATTTATCTTCTTTGTCCTTTACTTTGGACGTGAAGCCATTGAACGATTCAGCGTTTATGGTACGACGTTTATTTATGCAGTTTACCTCACCATGTTCGGGTATGTCCTCGTCAATAACGGTGGACAAGCTCTTGAAGTTCTTCAACGTGGGAGTACAGCATATGTGGACGATCCGAATGTCACTGCTGCGATCAAGTCCGCTCTGATATACGCTGGATATTCACTTATCGGCTTTATTCCACCGCTCTTCTTGATCGATCGGATGGAGAGTCGATCAGAAGCGATTATATCGGGCGTATTGAGCGCAGTTATGCTCGCGATTCCACTCGTTCTCTCATATTTATCGATTTTAGCATACTATCCTGATGACAATGTGATGGGTGCGTCCGTGCCGTGGTTAGCGATGCTTGACACACCTGTTGTGGTAGTTCTTTACGGGCTAGCGATAGGGTGGACGTTAACTGAAACCGGGGTTGGGTTCGTCCACTCTATCACGGAGCGTATCGACGAAAATATAAAAAAGTCGGACTACCGATTTTTTGCAGCCAGAGACGGTCTTTCTCCCTTGGAACGTGGAACCATGGGTCTTTTAATCCTCCTCAGCGCGATGTTGCTCTCCCAAATCGGTATTATCAGCCTCGTCAGTGAAGTATACCCAATTTTGGCTGTTTTATTCACTACGGTACTTGTTATTCCTTTGCTCACCGTTGGGCTCTATCGCCTCTTGAATCCGTCGTGGAAACGAGAATTTTGGCCAGGACGAAGTACAGACACCCAAAGGCGAGGAGCGGACATGGAGCAAGTAGAATAA
- a CDS encoding maleate cis-trans isomerase family protein — protein MLLEDGVADMETLERMSHDVERCARLLETTNVDVIAYSCTTGSLLKGEGFETEIEQRIEDIAEVPAVATAASIKRALDTLGIESISVATPYIEELNELEVDYLEESGYEVVDIYGLSCQTDEEICAYHPETAYQQARSMDREDAEGIFISCTGYRTFEIIEQLEKDLDKPVVTSNQATLWDALRTIGVDYSELELGSLFRH, from the coding sequence ATGTTGCTTGAGGATGGGGTTGCTGATATGGAAACATTAGAGCGAATGTCACACGACGTCGAGCGATGCGCAAGATTGCTTGAGACGACTAACGTAGATGTAATCGCGTACTCCTGTACGACTGGTAGTCTTCTCAAGGGCGAGGGATTTGAAACGGAAATCGAACAGCGAATCGAAGACATTGCAGAGGTACCTGCGGTTGCGACTGCAGCGTCAATCAAGCGGGCATTAGACACGCTCGGTATCGAATCAATTTCAGTTGCAACACCATATATAGAGGAACTCAACGAATTGGAAGTCGACTATCTTGAGGAATCGGGATACGAAGTCGTCGATATATACGGGTTGAGCTGCCAGACTGATGAAGAAATTTGTGCGTATCACCCAGAAACGGCTTATCAACAAGCTCGAAGTATGGATCGGGAGGATGCAGAAGGAATATTCATTAGCTGTACGGGTTATCGAACCTTCGAGATCATTGAACAGTTAGAAAAGGATCTCGATAAACCTGTTGTGACGAGCAATCAGGCGACGCTATGGGATGCACTCCGGACAATTGGCGTTGATTACTCTGAGCTCGAGCTGGGATCTCTATTTCGACACTGA
- a CDS encoding lamin tail domain-containing protein — protein sequence MTVTNVVDGDTLDVQYENGTTDTVRLLGVDTPETYGENTPDEWEEVPNTQAGKDCLRTEGEGATAFMKNNLEGKQVTLKFDSESDHRGDYGRLLAYVYYGGEDYNYKLIQTGQARVYDSTFSKSSSYYGAESSAQDAEQNAWSCRNAGGSGESVSIAQIHEDAAGNDNNNLNDEYVVLENTGSASIDVTGWTISDESGKTYTFSSLTLSLGQTVTIHTGSGSDTSSDVYWGRSGAVWNNDGDTVSVSDSSGSPVVSKAY from the coding sequence GTGACGGTAACAAACGTGGTTGATGGCGATACCCTCGACGTGCAATACGAAAACGGCACGACTGATACCGTTCGATTGCTTGGCGTCGATACCCCTGAAACGTACGGTGAAAATACTCCCGATGAGTGGGAGGAGGTACCCAATACACAAGCCGGAAAGGACTGTCTCCGTACGGAAGGCGAGGGGGCAACAGCGTTCATGAAAAACAATCTTGAAGGCAAACAAGTAACGCTTAAATTTGACTCCGAGTCGGATCACCGAGGAGACTACGGTCGTCTTCTTGCCTACGTCTACTATGGTGGCGAGGACTACAACTACAAGCTTATTCAGACCGGTCAGGCTCGTGTGTACGATTCAACGTTCTCGAAAAGCAGCTCGTATTACGGTGCCGAATCGTCGGCCCAGGACGCCGAACAGAATGCGTGGAGTTGTCGGAATGCCGGAGGTAGTGGTGAATCAGTGAGTATCGCACAGATTCACGAGGATGCAGCGGGCAACGATAACAACAATCTGAACGATGAGTATGTCGTTCTCGAGAACACCGGTTCGGCGTCGATTGACGTAACCGGTTGGACCATCTCGGACGAATCAGGGAAGACATACACGTTCTCCAGTCTAACGCTCAGTCTAGGCCAAACAGTTACGATTCATACGGGAAGTGGGTCGGATACGAGCAGCGATGTTTACTGGGGCCGTTCGGGTGCGGTTTGGAACAACGACGGTGACACCGTTTCCGTTTCCGATAGTAGTGGATCACCGGTCGTCTCCAAAGCGTACTAA
- a CDS encoding PadR family transcriptional regulator produces the protein MSAEPAFTDVPSFRCDLLAVVAREEPVNGLVAKRALETAYEDTINNGRLYRHLDALVEAQYLQKRKLDRRTNEYSVTDSGREALADQISWLESCLTDGNSVSE, from the coding sequence ATGAGCGCTGAACCAGCATTCACCGATGTTCCGAGTTTTCGATGTGATTTACTCGCCGTCGTCGCTCGTGAAGAGCCAGTAAACGGGCTTGTTGCGAAGCGGGCTCTTGAAACAGCCTACGAGGACACGATTAACAACGGCCGACTCTATCGCCATCTCGACGCGCTCGTTGAAGCTCAGTACCTACAGAAAAGAAAGTTGGATCGCCGAACAAACGAATATTCTGTCACAGATTCGGGCCGAGAAGCGCTTGCAGACCAGATTTCGTGGCTTGAATCGTGTCTCACTGATGGGAATAGCGTCTCCGAATAA
- a CDS encoding hydantoinase B/oxoprolinase family protein: protein MSDTQPQQEIDLDPVTFEVLRSSFTNLVDRMAEQIQRTCYSFVIYNRDFSNCLNDAEGNTVMQGSQDIAVHVGTLHYTCKETLEYFEGDINPGDVYIVNDPYLGGTHINDVRIMRPVFHDGELIAVTQSNGHWADVGGPAPGSFNISANDHFAEGLRIPPLKIWDRGEFRDDVANLLTTNMRLSEDRMGDMRAQAEATRIAEERLLELVEKYGADTVMTAFDESKDYVERMMRKQIHDLPDGTWHTQDYIDADPNKEEGFVTVDVEMTIDGDEVHYDLSGSDEYVGNFLNSTFGTSFSAVIAGTKMFFPDVPLNSGMYRVVSAELPEGTVVNAPEPIPVTGSVAGAYEKVMNAIFELWSEVLPERAMACAFNLEYLLAGGQDQRPGRDGKEFAWYDWMAGGWGGRDGKDGATATAPVFGAGLAVQSLEGQERDTPLLTSEHSIVTDSAGPGEYRGGFGVRKGGQILECDNSVISYCSDRARSITWGINGGLPGIPHGVTLTKDGESEDMGTVFSSIPIQEDNEFVRPSSGGGGFGDPLDRSPQDVLVDVEDDYVSIERAAKDYGVVIEEIDPDRCEYEINQEATEQKRDYIRENRREWLREDPEIVAKRYNEGELDTLDLIRRYGVILDWSSGELLKRTTEDFREMLSERAVSEWS, encoded by the coding sequence ATGTCAGATACACAACCACAGCAGGAAATCGACCTCGATCCAGTCACGTTCGAGGTACTCCGAAGTTCGTTCACGAACCTCGTTGATAGAATGGCCGAACAGATACAGCGAACCTGCTACTCGTTCGTAATTTACAATCGTGACTTCAGCAACTGCTTGAACGATGCAGAAGGCAATACAGTGATGCAGGGTTCACAAGACATCGCCGTCCACGTTGGCACCCTCCACTACACCTGCAAGGAAACCCTCGAATACTTTGAGGGAGACATCAATCCCGGCGACGTCTACATCGTCAACGATCCGTATCTTGGTGGGACTCATATCAATGACGTTCGCATTATGCGTCCTGTGTTCCACGATGGTGAACTCATCGCCGTTACCCAATCGAATGGTCACTGGGCTGATGTTGGTGGTCCAGCTCCCGGTTCGTTCAACATTAGTGCAAACGACCATTTTGCTGAAGGGCTGCGCATTCCACCGCTGAAAATCTGGGACCGTGGCGAATTCCGAGACGATGTCGCGAACCTTTTGACGACCAATATGCGTCTCTCAGAGGATCGAATGGGCGATATGCGGGCACAAGCCGAAGCGACACGGATTGCTGAAGAACGTCTCCTCGAGCTTGTTGAGAAGTATGGTGCCGATACGGTGATGACCGCGTTCGATGAGTCGAAAGACTACGTTGAGAGAATGATGCGCAAGCAGATTCATGACTTGCCCGATGGCACTTGGCACACTCAAGACTACATTGATGCCGACCCCAACAAGGAAGAGGGATTCGTCACTGTTGACGTCGAAATGACCATCGATGGAGACGAAGTTCATTATGATCTTTCGGGGTCGGACGAGTACGTTGGTAACTTCCTGAATTCGACATTTGGAACTTCCTTTTCGGCAGTCATCGCAGGGACGAAGATGTTTTTCCCAGACGTGCCACTGAACTCGGGGATGTATCGAGTTGTCAGTGCTGAACTCCCGGAAGGAACAGTAGTAAATGCTCCAGAACCCATTCCAGTCACAGGATCAGTTGCCGGTGCATATGAGAAAGTAATGAATGCGATCTTTGAGCTATGGTCGGAGGTCTTGCCGGAGCGCGCTATGGCTTGTGCATTCAACCTCGAGTATCTACTTGCCGGTGGTCAAGATCAGCGGCCAGGTAGAGACGGCAAAGAGTTCGCTTGGTACGATTGGATGGCTGGTGGGTGGGGAGGCCGTGACGGCAAAGATGGCGCTACCGCTACAGCGCCAGTGTTTGGTGCTGGCCTTGCTGTCCAATCCTTAGAGGGTCAAGAGCGGGACACACCACTTTTGACGAGTGAACATTCCATCGTTACTGATTCTGCTGGCCCAGGGGAATATCGTGGTGGGTTTGGTGTTAGAAAAGGTGGCCAAATATTGGAATGTGACAATAGTGTCATCTCGTACTGCTCTGATCGTGCCCGGTCGATCACCTGGGGAATCAACGGTGGCCTTCCAGGAATCCCTCACGGTGTTACCCTCACAAAAGATGGGGAATCCGAAGATATGGGCACGGTCTTCTCAAGTATACCCATCCAGGAGGATAACGAATTTGTTCGTCCCTCCTCTGGCGGGGGTGGATTTGGCGACCCCCTTGACCGAAGTCCTCAGGATGTGTTAGTGGATGTTGAGGATGACTACGTGTCTATTGAGCGTGCAGCCAAGGACTATGGTGTAGTCATTGAGGAAATAGACCCAGATCGATGTGAGTACGAGATCAACCAAGAAGCAACGGAACAAAAACGCGACTATATCCGTGAAAACCGGAGAGAGTGGTTGCGTGAGGACCCCGAGATAGTTGCTAAACGCTACAATGAGGGCGAACTTGATACACTCGATCTCATCCGACGCTACGGTGTCATCCTCGATTGGTCAAGTGGGGAATTACTAAAGCGGACTACCGAGGATTTCCGAGAGATGCTAAGTGAACGCGCTGTTAGCGAGTGGTCGTAA
- a CDS encoding hydantoinase/oxoprolinase family protein, with protein MIRSGVDIGGTFTDVIIFDDKTGEIEIAKTPSTPTNPAEGVIDGLTKVETGIGELEFFSHGSTVGTNALIERELPRIGLITTEGFRDVHEIRDATKDELWDAYEDVADPYVQRRDRLEVSERIDTDGNVVTPLDEETVREATRIFKKRGIDTIAVSLINAYVNGEHEQRVAEIVDQEYPSAFVCTSHEILPEMFEHERTSTTIINAALVPVVREYLIDLSTQLSERNYDGDVLAMHSGGGVMTTEAIAYYAARIANSGPTAGAIASQYIAEQCGFGNAIGFDMGGTSADVSLTFQGNIEMTDEWSVEYGYPIMFPSTDIETIGAGGGSIAWIDDGGSLRVGPKSQGADPGPACYLRGGDKPTTTDANVVLGWVDPDKFLGGDMDATADPAREVIERDIADPLGLDLTEAASSIERIAVANMCNAVRLVSTSKGYDPRDFALVAFGGAGPMHAAHVAKEMSIPKVIVPPYPGINSALGCLLVDVEHDLSQTFIADASGDVVDDIGDAFAKMENEIHDRLAKEGIDDEQMRMEHEIKMRYVGQWRSLEVTCSRPIDSIESIRERFHRQHEQTYAYSDEDQSVEIYGLHVTGKGVVEKPSFPEIDRDDSTNARQGTREAYFTEVGEYVDTAVYDRTALGSGATFDGPAIVEQMDSTVVIPPQMAAEVDETGNIIITV; from the coding sequence ATGATACGATCTGGAGTCGATATTGGTGGTACGTTCACAGATGTTATCATCTTTGACGACAAAACTGGAGAAATTGAAATAGCGAAGACCCCATCAACACCGACAAATCCGGCAGAAGGCGTCATTGATGGCCTGACAAAAGTTGAAACGGGTATCGGTGAATTGGAATTTTTCTCGCATGGTTCAACGGTCGGTACCAATGCTCTCATCGAACGGGAACTCCCTCGGATCGGGTTGATCACGACTGAAGGGTTCCGTGATGTGCATGAGATTCGAGATGCGACGAAAGACGAGCTGTGGGATGCATATGAAGATGTCGCAGATCCATATGTTCAGCGACGTGACCGACTTGAGGTTTCCGAACGCATCGATACAGACGGGAACGTCGTTACGCCACTTGATGAGGAAACAGTTCGCGAGGCAACTCGTATCTTCAAGAAACGTGGTATCGATACTATCGCTGTATCGTTGATCAACGCCTACGTCAATGGCGAACACGAACAACGAGTCGCTGAGATCGTCGACCAGGAATATCCCAGTGCGTTCGTCTGTACTTCCCATGAAATTCTTCCGGAGATGTTCGAACACGAGCGAACCAGTACAACGATCATCAATGCAGCGTTGGTTCCAGTCGTCCGTGAGTACTTAATCGATCTCTCAACACAACTCAGCGAGCGAAATTACGACGGTGACGTCCTCGCCATGCACTCTGGCGGTGGTGTAATGACAACAGAAGCTATCGCCTACTATGCTGCTCGTATCGCTAATTCAGGGCCTACTGCAGGCGCAATTGCGAGTCAGTACATCGCCGAACAATGTGGATTCGGGAACGCGATCGGCTTTGACATGGGTGGAACCAGCGCCGACGTCTCGCTCACTTTTCAAGGCAACATTGAGATGACTGATGAATGGTCTGTCGAATATGGCTATCCAATCATGTTCCCGTCGACAGACATCGAAACTATCGGCGCGGGTGGTGGCTCAATCGCCTGGATTGACGACGGTGGATCCTTACGCGTTGGACCGAAGAGTCAAGGAGCGGATCCTGGTCCTGCCTGTTATCTCCGAGGTGGGGACAAGCCCACAACGACCGATGCCAATGTCGTTCTCGGCTGGGTCGATCCTGACAAATTCCTTGGTGGCGATATGGATGCCACTGCCGACCCCGCTCGTGAGGTTATTGAACGCGACATCGCTGATCCGTTAGGGCTTGATCTCACCGAGGCTGCTTCCTCTATTGAGCGGATCGCGGTCGCTAATATGTGTAATGCTGTTCGTCTGGTTTCGACGAGCAAAGGATATGATCCACGGGATTTCGCATTGGTTGCCTTCGGTGGTGCTGGTCCAATGCATGCTGCCCACGTAGCGAAAGAAATGAGCATTCCAAAGGTCATTGTCCCTCCCTATCCGGGGATCAATTCGGCACTCGGCTGTCTACTAGTCGATGTTGAACATGACCTCTCACAGACGTTCATCGCCGACGCGTCAGGGGACGTCGTAGATGATATTGGGGATGCCTTTGCAAAAATGGAGAATGAGATTCACGACCGCCTTGCAAAGGAGGGTATCGACGATGAGCAAATGCGAATGGAACACGAGATAAAGATGCGGTATGTCGGTCAATGGCGCTCGTTGGAAGTGACCTGCTCACGGCCAATCGATAGTATTGAATCCATCAGAGAGCGGTTCCATCGTCAGCACGAACAGACCTACGCCTACTCTGATGAAGATCAATCCGTCGAGATATATGGCCTCCACGTCACCGGCAAAGGGGTAGTTGAAAAACCTTCGTTCCCAGAGATCGATCGAGATGATTCTACTAACGCCCGCCAGGGCACTCGTGAAGCGTACTTCACAGAAGTTGGGGAGTATGTAGACACGGCCGTCTATGACCGTACAGCACTTGGTTCAGGTGCTACCTTCGACGGTCCCGCGATTGTCGAACAGATGGACTCAACTGTCGTGATTCCACCTCAGATGGCAGCCGAAGTCGACGAAACTGGAAACATCATCATCACCGTCTAA
- a CDS encoding arylsulfotransferase family protein gives MNHRRQGTWLVAIGVILFVLTVVVSGALAPQIGSVGDSDSRRTLVGSQGGGAGWHEYGSVYLLTGRNMTWREASAGSYFDVTKTSNGTVLAGFMDGGYQKCAPYGSPCSRSGFRVIDPTSSPHVISEYSFPVRDKKDSEVHDVEILPSGEYLMTDMEHERIFTVKNGAVTWQWNGRSFYDAPSDPTKSDWLHINDVDVIGDGRYLISVRNTNQLLVIQRGKGVVEVINKDTPTSSDESCERSGQLADYDNDGDVRCGDPSVLNHQHNPQWIGNGAVLVADSDNDRIVELHRTESGEWRPVWTVGSASGVEFNWPRDADRLPNGNTLITDTLNRRIVEVNSKGKVVWSTRTPRIPYEADRLPVGEAVGGPQYSSDTSSIVTPGNDIPILSSILVLLRAIVPATPFWFGVPQLALSLISLILIFIGGVQYLRH, from the coding sequence ATGAATCACCGCCGTCAAGGTACCTGGCTCGTCGCAATCGGTGTCATCCTTTTCGTATTAACTGTCGTAGTCAGTGGGGCCCTTGCGCCACAGATTGGTTCCGTAGGTGATAGCGATAGCCGCCGAACTTTGGTGGGATCACAAGGTGGCGGGGCTGGTTGGCACGAGTATGGAAGTGTGTATCTTTTGACTGGGCGGAATATGACATGGCGCGAAGCCAGTGCAGGTAGCTATTTCGACGTGACGAAGACAAGCAATGGAACGGTATTGGCAGGATTTATGGATGGGGGTTATCAGAAATGTGCCCCGTATGGGTCTCCATGTTCACGCTCAGGATTTCGTGTGATTGATCCTACATCTTCCCCCCATGTCATCTCGGAATATAGTTTCCCAGTTCGTGATAAAAAGGATAGTGAAGTCCACGATGTCGAGATCCTCCCGTCAGGGGAATATCTGATGACCGATATGGAACACGAGCGCATCTTTACGGTGAAAAATGGAGCAGTCACGTGGCAATGGAATGGGCGTTCATTCTACGACGCGCCAAGTGATCCAACAAAGTCGGACTGGCTGCACATCAACGATGTCGACGTCATTGGTGATGGTCGATATCTGATTTCGGTACGGAACACAAACCAATTATTGGTCATTCAACGAGGCAAAGGTGTTGTCGAGGTAATCAACAAGGATACTCCAACGAGCTCTGATGAAAGCTGTGAACGATCGGGCCAGTTAGCAGATTATGACAATGATGGCGACGTTCGCTGTGGAGATCCCTCTGTGCTTAATCATCAACACAATCCACAGTGGATAGGAAACGGTGCTGTACTCGTTGCCGATAGTGACAATGACCGAATTGTTGAACTTCATCGCACAGAGAGTGGGGAATGGCGCCCTGTTTGGACGGTAGGAAGTGCTAGTGGCGTCGAATTTAATTGGCCACGTGACGCTGATCGACTGCCAAATGGAAATACGCTCATCACCGATACGCTAAACAGACGGATCGTCGAGGTGAATTCTAAAGGCAAAGTCGTATGGAGTACAAGAACACCACGGATCCCGTATGAAGCGGACCGACTCCCGGTGGGCGAAGCAGTCGGTGGACCGCAATACAGTTCAGATACGTCATCAATCGTTACGCCAGGGAATGACATCCCGATCCTCTCGTCGATCCTCGTTCTCCTTCGAGCGATTGTCCCAGCGACACCGTTTTGGTTCGGTGTTCCTCAGTTAGCTTTGTCACTGATCTCACTTATCTTGATTTTTATTGGTGGTGTTCAATATCTACGTCATTGA
- a CDS encoding NAD(P)-dependent oxidoreductase, with product MSDIGLIGVGYIGKLFVERLCGAGYSLTVFDVDNEQVKYALDRGATAVTSPNEVGEVADVILIAVPGSSEVEETMESESGLLEVLDDDKLVIDVTTTHPEISIKYEKRCADRGARFIEAPITGAAPRRGYQMMIGGTNENYKEAVDILDVICHDHIRVGEIGKGTIFKLGLQMRYAGQNALDAEIVEYARDNGVDPKLFNDFFGMDIWEQYFTGDFSQDIEGMGGFSIWNKDIGYARDVAHRNGTALPINNVVHEAYKATMRQTDENKGHAASLIKYWQLLNNSR from the coding sequence ATGAGTGATATTGGACTTATCGGTGTCGGTTACATTGGTAAACTGTTCGTTGAACGACTATGCGGCGCGGGATACTCGCTAACGGTGTTTGATGTGGACAACGAACAGGTTAAGTATGCTCTCGATCGCGGAGCAACAGCTGTCACTTCACCAAATGAAGTCGGAGAGGTTGCTGACGTCATACTAATCGCAGTTCCTGGCTCGTCGGAGGTTGAAGAGACGATGGAGAGCGAAAGCGGTTTGCTCGAAGTATTAGATGACGATAAATTAGTAATCGATGTGACGACAACACACCCAGAAATCTCGATTAAGTATGAAAAGCGGTGTGCTGACCGCGGTGCTAGATTCATCGAAGCCCCAATCACGGGTGCAGCACCCCGTAGAGGATATCAGATGATGATTGGCGGAACTAATGAAAACTATAAAGAGGCAGTTGACATCCTCGATGTGATTTGTCATGATCATATCCGTGTCGGTGAAATTGGCAAGGGAACCATATTCAAACTCGGATTGCAAATGCGCTATGCTGGTCAGAATGCCCTTGATGCGGAAATAGTCGAGTATGCACGCGACAATGGGGTAGATCCCAAGCTATTTAATGACTTTTTTGGGATGGACATTTGGGAACAATATTTTACCGGCGACTTCAGCCAAGATATCGAAGGCATGGGTGGCTTCTCAATCTGGAATAAGGATATCGGCTATGCCCGCGATGTTGCCCACAGAAATGGGACGGCGCTCCCAATCAACAATGTTGTCCATGAGGCGTACAAGGCAACTATGCGCCAGACTGATGAGAACAAAGGTCATGCGGCAAGTTTGATCAAATACTGGCAACTACTCAATAATTCAAGATAA
- a CDS encoding alpha/beta fold hydrolase, with translation MTRIEVEDGVELFVQDWGSGTPIVFVHGWPLSHRMFEYQYIQLPREDIRCIGIDLRGYGQSSKPWSEYDFDMFADDLKAVLDELDVEDVTLTGFSMGGGVVTRYMSRHNEDHVAKLALLGAASPVLAKKPDFPEGVDGAAFTGLAEGCYEDRAEVSSDFGDSMFHSAPSPGLKDWLQNMSMESSPQAMADSIEAVGEMDLRSDLADISVPTLICHGVHDEACPFELTAEKLHDGIEDTELVRFEESGHALFYEENEKLNQELTKFSK, from the coding sequence ATGACCCGAATCGAAGTTGAGGACGGGGTGGAATTGTTCGTTCAGGACTGGGGATCGGGTACACCAATCGTGTTCGTTCATGGGTGGCCGCTGAGCCACCGGATGTTCGAATATCAGTACATTCAGCTCCCCAGGGAAGATATCCGATGTATCGGTATCGACCTTCGTGGCTACGGGCAGTCAAGTAAACCGTGGAGTGAGTATGACTTCGACATGTTCGCTGACGATTTGAAGGCGGTTCTCGACGAACTCGATGTCGAGGATGTAACTCTCACAGGCTTTTCGATGGGCGGCGGGGTCGTCACCCGATATATGAGCCGCCATAACGAAGACCACGTGGCAAAATTGGCGCTACTTGGTGCTGCGAGTCCCGTGTTAGCCAAAAAACCGGACTTTCCGGAAGGCGTCGATGGAGCCGCATTTACGGGACTTGCCGAGGGATGCTATGAGGATCGGGCGGAGGTCAGTAGTGACTTCGGCGACTCGATGTTTCATTCTGCACCAAGTCCCGGGTTGAAAGATTGGCTCCAGAATATGAGTATGGAATCGTCGCCACAGGCCATGGCCGATTCGATCGAAGCGGTCGGCGAGATGGATCTTCGGTCCGATCTCGCGGACATCTCTGTTCCGACACTCATCTGTCACGGTGTGCACGACGAAGCCTGTCCTTTCGAGCTGACGGCAGAGAAGCTCCACGACGGAATCGAAGACACTGAGCTCGTTCGCTTCGAGGAGAGTGGTCACGCGCTCTTCTACGAGGAAAATGAGAAGCTCAACCAAGAATTGACTAAATTCAGCAAATAG